In Capsicum annuum cultivar UCD-10X-F1 chromosome 7, UCD10Xv1.1, whole genome shotgun sequence, one genomic interval encodes:
- the LOC107877439 gene encoding stemmadenine O-acetyltransferase-like gives MELISQEFIKPISPTPNHLIKSFEYSICDQFALSDHIPILLYYPALSDDNQQESKAINSSRLKRLKKSLSEILAHYYPLAGRLRSNNSTCVDCNDEGVPFLEAFLHNQLLEDILNNPHENYKTAKSFVPPASFESFSSSFLLLVQVTSFECGGTVVGVAPNHKILDMPSVITFLTDWATLARQDDDPNSNFMLPQLVPLAKFFPPRDNVPSVSIIAEASLTKEPCRINIYVFNPSSIANLKIKATSENITTPSRVDAVTSIVWKCLTAYSNRPSVLTYTVNLRKRVTPPMHAHHIGNFIGFAEASKQGSEKDMADMVVSLRKGLSELENKYVKRLNGNQDEAIESIQEMLRDLISLIAAGIKNDVDLYHFTSWCGFPFYDVDFGWGKPILFSSIPSKLKNVMTLIDTKDGGVKVYICLSEEDMKMLEKNTELLTYATLEASFPI, from the coding sequence ATGGAGCTAATCTCCCAAGAATTCATCAAACCAATTTCTCCAACTCCCAATCACCTCATCAAATCCTTTGAATATTCAATTTGTGATCAGTTTGCTCTGTCAGATCACATCCCTATACTTCTATATTACCCTGCACTATCAGATGATAACCAACAAGAATCAAAGGCTATCAACTCATCCAGATTGAAACGCTTAAAGAAATCTTTGTCTGAAATTCTTGCTCATTATTACCCTTTGGCAGGAAGACTCCGAAGCAATAACTCTACTTGTGTCGACTGCAACGATGAAGGCGTCCCATTTCTCGAGGCATTTCTGCACAATCAACTCTTGGAAGACATTCTCAACAACCCTCATGAGAACTACAAAACTGCAAAATCTTTTGTTCCACCCGCGTCCTTTGAGTCATTTTCATCGAGTTTTTTGCTTCTGGTTCAAGTTACATCCTTTGAATGTGGAGGAACTGTTGTTGGAGTTGCACCCAACCACAAGATATTAGATATGCCTTCTGTAATCACCTTTTTAACTGATTGGGCTACTTTGGCACGCCAAGACGACGATCCCAACAGTAATTTCATGCTCCCGCAACTTGTCCCCCTTGCGAAGTTTTTCCCTCCTAGAGATAATGTACCGTCCGTATCTATTATTGCTGAAGCCTCTTTAACAAAGGAACCATGTCGCATCAATATATATGTTTTCAACCCATCTAGCATAGCAAATCTAAAGATTAAGGCAACTAGTGAGAACATAACTACGCCTTCGCGTGTGGACGCAGTGACAAGTATTGTGTGGAAGTGCTTAACTGCTTACTCCAATAGGCCATCCGTGTTAACATATACGGTGAACTTGAGGAAACGAGTTACTCCTCCAATGCACGCTCATCATATTGGAAACTTTATTGGTTTTGCAGAAGCATCAAAGCAGGGGAGTGAGAAAGATATGGCTGATATGGTGGTTTCATTACGAAAAGGGTTATCCGAGTTGGAGAATAAGTATGTGAAAAGATTGAATGGGAATCAGGATGAGGCCATTGAAAGCATCCAAGAGATGTTAAGAGATCTTATAAGCTTGATAGCGGCTGGCATAAAGAACGATGTGGATCTCTACCACTTCACTAGCTGGTGTGGCTTCCCATTTTATGACGTGGATTTTGGATGGGGGAAGCCAATTTTGTTTAgttcaattccatcaaaattgAAGAATGTGATGACATTAATTGATACAAAGGATGGTGGAGTGAAAGTTTATATTTGTTTAAGTGAAGAAGACATGAAAATGCTTGAGAAAAATACCGAATTGCTTACTTATGCAACTCTCGAGGCCAGTTTTCCTATTTAG
- the LOC107876947 gene encoding stemmadenine O-acetyltransferase-like: MELISQEFIKPVSPTPNHLKSFEYSICDQFALSNHIPILLYYPALSDDNIQESKAINSSRLKRLKKSLSEILAHYYPLAGRLRSNNSTSVDCNDEGVPFIEAFMHNRRLEDILNNPDENYNTAKSFLPLTFESFPPSFLLLVQVTSFECGGIVVGVSVTHKILDMSSVITFLTDWATLARQDDDPNTNFMHPQLVPLAKFFPPRNNVPSVSIIAEASLTKEPCRINIYVFNPSSIANLKIKATSENITTPSRVDVVTSIMWKCLTAYSNRSSVLTYNVNLRKRVSPPMHAHHIGNFIGFAVASKQRSEKDMADIVISLRKGLFELENKYVKRLNGNQDEAIDIILEMLRDYLSSMAASINDDVDLYQLTSWCGFSFYDVDFGWGKPILFSSIPAKCKNILALIDTKDGGVKVYICLSEEDMKMLEKNTELLTYATLEASLPI; the protein is encoded by the coding sequence ATGGAGCTAATTTCCCAAGAATTCATCAAACCTGTTTCTCCAACTCCCAATCACCTCAAATCCTTTGAATATTCAATTTGTGATCAGTTTGCTCTGTCAAATCACATCCCTATACTTCTATATTACCCTGCACTATCAGATGATAACATACAAGAATCAAAGGCTATCAACTCATCCAGATTGAAACGCTTAAAGAAATCTTTGTCCGAAATTCTTGCTCATTATTACCCTTTGGCAGGAAGACTCCGAAGCAATAACTCTACTTCTGTCGATTGCAACGATGAAGGCGTCCCATTTATCGAGGCATTTATGCACAATCGACGCTTGGAAGACATTCTCAACAACCCTGATGAGAACTACAATACTGCAAAATCTTTCCTTCCACTCACCTTTGAGTCATTTCCACCAAGTTTTTTGCTTCTTGTTCAAGTTACCTCCTTCGAATGCGGTGGAATTGTTGTTGGAGTTTCAGTCACCCACAAGATACTAGATATGTCTTCTGTAATCACCTTTTTAACTGATTGGGCTACTTTGGCACGCCAAGATGACGATCCCAATACTAATTTCATGCACCCACAACTTGTCCCCCTTGCGAAGTTTTTCCCACCTAGAAATAATGTACCGTCCGTATCTATTATTGCTGAAGCCTCTTTAACAAAGGAGCCATGTCGCATCAATATATATGTTTTTAACCCATCTAGCATAGCAAATCTAAAGATTAAGGCAACTAGTGAGAACATAACTACACCTTCGCGTGTGGACGTAGTGACAAGTATTATGTGGAAGTGCTTAACTGCTTACTCCAATAGGTCATCTGTGTTAACATATAACGTCAACTTGAGAAAACGAGTTAGTCCTCCAATGCATGCTCATCATATTGGAAACTTTATTGGTTTCGCAGTAGCCTCAAAGCAGAGGAGTGAGAAAGATATGGCTGATATTGTGATTTCATTACGAAAAGGGTTATTTGAGTTGGAGAATAAGTATGTGAAAAGATTGAACGGGAATCAGGATGAGGCCATCGATATCATCCTAGAGATGTTAAGAGATTATTTAAGCTCGATGGCGGCTAGCATAAATGATGATGTGGATCTCTACCAACTCACTAGCTGGTGTGgtttctcattttatgatgtgGATTTTGGATGGGGGAAGCCTATTTTGTTCAGTTCAATTCCAGCAAAATGCAAGAATATATTAGCACTAATTGATACAAAGGATGGTGGAGTGAAAGTTTATATTTGTTTAAGTGAAGAAGACATGAAAATGCTTGAGAAAAATACCGAGTTGCTTACTTATGCAACTCTCGAGGCCAGTCTTCCTATTTAG